From the Macaca nemestrina isolate mMacNem1 chromosome 7, mMacNem.hap1, whole genome shotgun sequence genome, one window contains:
- the LOC105493112 gene encoding bcl-2-related protein A1 — MTDCEFGYIYRLAQDYLQYVLQIPQPGSGPSKTSRVLQKVAFSVQKEVEKNLKPCLDNVNVASIDTARTLFNQVMEKEFEDGIINWGRIVTIFAFEGILIKKLLRQRIAPDVDTYKEISYFVAEFIMNNTGEWIRQNGGWENGFVKKFEPKSGWMTFLEVTGKICEMLSLLKQYC, encoded by the exons ATGACAGACTGTGAATTTGGATATATTTACAGGCTAGCTCAGGACTATTTGCAGTACGTTCTGCAGATACCACAACCTGGATCGGGTCCAAGCAAAACGTCCAGAGTGCTACAAAAGGTTGCATTCTCAGTCCAAAAAGAAGTGGAAAAGAATCTGAAGCCATGCTTGGACAATGTTAATGTTGCATCCATAGACACTGCCAGAACACTATTCAATCAAGTGATGGAAAAGGAGTTTGAAGATGGCATCATTAACTGGGGAAGAATTGTAACCATATTTGCATTTGAAGGTATTCTCATCAAGAAACTTCTACGACAGCGAATTGCCCCGGATGTGGATACTTATAAGGAGATTTCGTATTTTGTTGCTGAGTTCATAATGAATAACACAGGAGAATGGATAAGGCAAAACGGAGGCTGG gAAAATGGCTTTGTAAAGAAGTTTGAACCTAAATCTGGCTGGATGACTTTTCTAGAAGTTACAGGAAAGATCTGTGAAATGCTATCTCTTCTGAAGCAATACTGTTGA